Proteins encoded by one window of Branchiostoma floridae strain S238N-H82 chromosome 6, Bfl_VNyyK, whole genome shotgun sequence:
- the LOC118417801 gene encoding solute carrier family 12 member 4-like isoform X6 codes for MDKQGNRFTTSTAKDQLFSVPATNTKGKRNGPAKHNEASPFIDLEKDDPETNLALYEDEIHRRPVVSTILQGLVSYNPVQPGEKEHQQGEGKQVPRKNQLGTLIGVYLPCLQNILGVLLFVRLSWIVGMAGVLEAFIIVFMCCCTTMLTAISMSAIATNGIVPAGGSYFMISRSLGPEFGGAVGILFYLGTTFASAMYILGAIEILLTYIAPNMILFGTITGPEGQNNLFNNMRVYGTALLVLMGGIVFVGVKFVNKFATVALACVILSILAIFIGFFVTAGLPPTQPRICVIGEILVNPPDNDCSYIGPNNTVNDLWRAYCGEETNATCDPYYEDNHPIRIAGIPGLGRNNEFVKNGLNSYMLAGDAAPRRVGSPDRYEIVADITTTFTVLLGIFFPSVTGIMAGSNRSGDLKDAQYSIPRGTIGAIATTSTIYLTSVLMYGGTADGRLLRDKYGDSMGKGMLAAQVCWPNEWVVLIGSFLSTVGAGLQSLTGAPRLLQAIAKDNVIPLLGIFSRQSKRGEPTFAFFLTLFISEVGILIASLDAVAPIITMFFLMCYLFVNVASALQTLLKSPNWRPRFKFYHWTLSILGAGLCVALMFISSWYYALAAMVLAGGIYKYIEYRGAEKEWGDGIRGLALSAARYSLLRLEDAPPHTKNWRPQILVLCKLEDDLVPKHKQLLTFASQLKAGKGLTMVSAVVEGEYVDNYGTWQAAKQSLKRVMEEEKVKGFCEVMVTPNVIQGLCHMIQTAGLGGLNHNTVVLGWPHGWRQATNPMAWRVFIETVRNVSAGHQALLVPKGIQLFPDNNEKYTGTIDVWWIVHDGGMLMLLPFLLKQHKVWKACRMRIFTVAQLEDNSIQMKKDLEHFLYHLRIEADVQVVEMMTSDISAYTYERTLMMEQRNQMLKQMHLSKRESRKEIQSLTDMHRSKVPSTISESTISEVDEEEPFASGKTAKTKGDYGSLDEKVSKMDPWSPEVQKVVDIHHKARDSKGEESSPDDVLLEGATPTKEEEAEPKKKKTLPPKGDFGNLLDIKPDERNVRRMHTAVKLNEVIVQKSHGAKLVLINLPGPPKMKAGDENYMEFLEVLTEGLERVLMVRGGGREVITIYS; via the exons AGTGTACCTGCTACTAATACAAAGGGAAAAC GAAATGGCCCGGCCAAACATAACGAAGCGAGTCCCTTCATAGATTTAGAGAAGGATGATCCGGAGACAAATCTAGCTTTGTATGAG GATGAGATCCACAGACGACCCGTGGTGTCGACCATACTACAGGGGCTGGTCAGCTACAACCCTGTCCAACCTGGGgagaaggaacatcagcaggGGGAGGGCAAACAAGTTCCACGG AAAAACCAGCTGGGCACATTGATAGGAGTGTACCTGCCATGTCTACAAAACATCCTGGGTGTGCTGCTGTTTGTACGTCTGTCATGGATCGTGGGCATGGCAGGAGTACTGGAAGCCTTCATCATCGTCTTCATGTGTTGCTGCACG ACCATGCTGACAGCCATATCCATGAGTGCTATTGCTACCAATGGCATCGTGCCAG CCGGAGGCTCGTACTTCATGATATCCCGCTCCCTGGGGCCAGAGTTCGGAGGAGCTGTGGGGATCCTGTTCTACCTGGGAACAACGTTTGCATCAGCTATGTACATTCTGGGAGCCATTGAAATTCTGTTG ACCTACATAGCACCAAACATGATCCTGTTCGGCACCATCACTGGACCAGAGGGCCAGAACAACCTCTTCAACAACATGCGCGTGTACGGAACGGCCCTACTTGTCCTCATGGGCGGGATCGTGTTTGTGGGGGTCAAGTTCGTCAACAAGTTTGCCACGGTTGCCCTGGCCTGCGTCATCCTCTCCATCCTGGCTATCTTCATCGGGTTCTTTGTCACTGCGGGCCTCCCCCCGACACAACCCAG GATCTGTGTGATAGGAGAGATCCTGGTGAACCCCCCTGATAATGACTGTAGCTACATAGGACCCAACAACACAGTCAACGACCTGTGGAGGGCCTACTGCGGGGAGGAGACCAACGCCACGTGTGACCCCTACTACGAAGACAACCACCCAATACGAATTGCTGGTATCCCTGGCCTCGGGCGCAACAATGAGTTTGTTA AGAACGGACTGAACAGCTACATGTTGGCGGGAGACGCGGCGCCTCGCAGAGTGGGCTCCCCTGACAGGTACGAGATCGTGGCCGACATCACGACAACCTTCACCGTCCTGCTGGGAATCTTCTTCCCTTCTGTCACAG GAATCATGGCAGGTTCCAATCGGTCAGGTGACCTGAAGGATGCCCAGTACTCCATTCCCAGGGGAACCATCGGTGCCATAGCAACCACCTCCACCATCT ATTTGACCTCTGTTCTCATGTATGGAGGCACCGCAGATGGACGACTGCTGAGAGACAA ATATGGTGACAGCATGGGAAAAGGCATGTTAGCAGCCCAAGTCTGCTGGCCGAATGAGTGGGTGGTGCTGATTGGTTCCTTCCTGTCCACCGTGGGGGCGGGGCTGCAGAGCCTGACTGGTGCACCCCGCCTGCTGCAGGCCATCGCAAAG GACAATGTGATCCCGTTACTGGGTATCTTCTCCCGCCAGTCCAAGCGTGGGGAGCCCACCTTTGCCTTCTTCCTCACACTGTTCATCTCAGAGGTGGGCATCCTCATCGCCAGTCTGGATGCTGTCGCCCCCATCATCACCAT gTTCTTCCTGATGTGCTACCTGTTTGTCAACGTAGCCTCTGCACTGCAGACACTGCTCAAGTCCCCCAACTGGCGACCCAGATTCAAGTTCTATCACTG GACCCTGTCCATCCTGGGTGCAGGTCTGTGTGTGGCGCTCATGTTCATCTCCAGCTGGTACTATGCCCTGGCTGCTATGGTCCTGGCTGGGGGGATCTACAAGTACATAGAGTACAGAGG GGCTGAGAAGGAATGGGGAGATGGTATCAGAGGTCTGGCCCTGTCCGCTGCCCGGTACAGTCTGCTCAGACTGGAGGATGCACCACCACACACCAAGAACTGGAG ACCACAGATCCTGGTCCTGTGCAAACTAGAGGATGACTTGGTGCCAAAACACAAGCAGCTGCTCACCTTTGCCAGCCAGCTTAAAGCAG GCAAGGGTCTCACCATGGTATCAGCAGTAGTGGAGGGAGAATATGTGGACAACTATGGCACATGGCAAGCAGCAAAGCAG TCTCTGAAGAGAGTAATGGAGGAGGAGAAGGTGAAAGGTTTCTGTGAAGTCATGGTGACTCCCAATGTTATACAAGGCCTGTGTCACAT GATCCAGACTGCAGGTTTGGGTGGTCTGAACCACAACACAGTTGTGCTGGGCTGGCCACATGGATGGAGACAGGCCACAAATCCCATGGCTTGGAGGGTCTTCATTG AAACTGTGAGGAACGTGTCTGCAGGACACCAGGCCCTGCTCGTGCCCAAGGGAATCCAGCTGTTCCCTGACAACAATGAGAAGTACACAGGCACCATCGACGTCTGGTGGATTGTCC ATGATGGAGGCATGCTGATGTTACTCCCCTTCCTTCTCAAGCAACACAAAGTCTGGAAGGCCTGCAGGATGAGGATCTTCACTGTAGCTC AGCTGGAGGATAACAGCATCCAGATGAAGAAGGACCTGGAACACTTCCTGTACCACCTGCGTATCGAGGCAGACGTTCAGGTCGTGGAAATG ATGACCAGTGACATCTCAGCCTACACATATGAACGTACCCTGATGATGGAACAGCGTAATCAGATGCTGAAACAGATGCACCTCAGTAAGAGAGAGAGCAGGAAAGAG ATCCAATCCCTGACAGACATGCACAGGTCTAAGGTCCCTAGCACCATCAGTGAGAGCACCATCTCAGAGGTGGACGAGGAGGAG CCTTTTGCCAGTGGGAAGACAGCCAAGACCAAAGGCGACTATGGTTCCCTCGATGAAAAGGTATCAAAAATGGACCCCTGGAGCCCGGAG GTACAAAAGGTGGTCGACATTCATCACAAAGCACGTGACAGCAAAGGGGAGGAGTCATCCCCCGACGATGTACTCCTGGAGGGGGCCACGCCCACCAAGGAAGAGGAGGCTGagccaaagaagaagaagaccttACCGCCCAAGGGGGACTTTGGAAACCTTCTCGACATTAAGCC AGATGAGCGTAATGTCCGGCGGATGCACACAGCAGTGAAGCTGAATGAAGTGATAGTACAGAAGTCCCACGGAGCCAAGCTGGTACTGATCAACCTGCCGGGCCCACCCAAGATGAAGGCTGGCGATGAGAACT ACATGGAATTCTTGGAGGTTCTAACAGAGGGACTGGAACGTGTGCTGATGGTACGGGGAGGCGGACGGGAGGTCATCACCATCTACTCATAA
- the LOC118417801 gene encoding solute carrier family 12 member 4-like isoform X2 — translation MASVRFAVSSVKEDEDGISNEPVAASSPSESSAPLSPVSPPPRIEIVEYGREPHTYQKDGVEEEDETGEATSPTSPTSLTNSHDKDKEPGVADSNELLLQPKGNGPAKHNEASPFIDLEKDDPETNLALYEDEIHRRPVVSTILQGLVSYNPVQPGEKEHQQGEGKQVPRKNQLGTLIGVYLPCLQNILGVLLFVRLSWIVGMAGVLEAFIIVFMCCCTTMLTAISMSAIATNGIVPAGGSYFMISRSLGPEFGGAVGILFYLGTTFASAMYILGAIEILLTYIAPNMILFGTITGPEGQNNLFNNMRVYGTALLVLMGGIVFVGVKFVNKFATVALACVILSILAIFIGFFVTAGLPPTQPRICVIGEILVNPPDNDCSYIGPNNTVNDLWRAYCGEETNATCDPYYEDNHPIRIAGIPGLGRNNEFVKNGLNSYMLAGDAAPRRVGSPDRYEIVADITTTFTVLLGIFFPSVTGIMAGSNRSGDLKDAQYSIPRGTIGAIATTSTIYLTSVLMYGGTADGRLLRDKYGDSMGKGMLAAQVCWPNEWVVLIGSFLSTVGAGLQSLTGAPRLLQAIAKDNVIPLLGIFSRQSKRGEPTFAFFLTLFISEVGILIASLDAVAPIITMFFLMCYLFVNVASALQTLLKSPNWRPRFKFYHWTLSILGAGLCVALMFISSWYYALAAMVLAGGIYKYIEYRGAEKEWGDGIRGLALSAARYSLLRLEDAPPHTKNWRPQILVLCKLEDDLVPKHKQLLTFASQLKAGKGLTMVSAVVEGEYVDNYGTWQAAKQSLKRVMEEEKVKGFCEVMVTPNVIQGLCHMIQTAGLGGLNHNTVVLGWPHGWRQATNPMAWRVFIETVRNVSAGHQALLVPKGIQLFPDNNEKYTGTIDVWWIVHDGGMLMLLPFLLKQHKVWKACRMRIFTVAQLEDNSIQMKKDLEHFLYHLRIEADVQVVEMMTSDISAYTYERTLMMEQRNQMLKQMHLSKRESRKEIQSLTDMHRSKVPSTISESTISEVDEEEPFASGKTAKTKGDYGSLDEKVQKVVDIHHKARDSKGEESSPDDVLLEGATPTKEEEAEPKKKKTLPPKGDFGNLLDIKPDERNVRRMHTAVKLNEVIVQKSHGAKLVLINLPGPPKMKAGDENYMEFLEVLTEGLERVLMVRGGGREVITIYS, via the exons GAAATGGCCCGGCCAAACATAACGAAGCGAGTCCCTTCATAGATTTAGAGAAGGATGATCCGGAGACAAATCTAGCTTTGTATGAG GATGAGATCCACAGACGACCCGTGGTGTCGACCATACTACAGGGGCTGGTCAGCTACAACCCTGTCCAACCTGGGgagaaggaacatcagcaggGGGAGGGCAAACAAGTTCCACGG AAAAACCAGCTGGGCACATTGATAGGAGTGTACCTGCCATGTCTACAAAACATCCTGGGTGTGCTGCTGTTTGTACGTCTGTCATGGATCGTGGGCATGGCAGGAGTACTGGAAGCCTTCATCATCGTCTTCATGTGTTGCTGCACG ACCATGCTGACAGCCATATCCATGAGTGCTATTGCTACCAATGGCATCGTGCCAG CCGGAGGCTCGTACTTCATGATATCCCGCTCCCTGGGGCCAGAGTTCGGAGGAGCTGTGGGGATCCTGTTCTACCTGGGAACAACGTTTGCATCAGCTATGTACATTCTGGGAGCCATTGAAATTCTGTTG ACCTACATAGCACCAAACATGATCCTGTTCGGCACCATCACTGGACCAGAGGGCCAGAACAACCTCTTCAACAACATGCGCGTGTACGGAACGGCCCTACTTGTCCTCATGGGCGGGATCGTGTTTGTGGGGGTCAAGTTCGTCAACAAGTTTGCCACGGTTGCCCTGGCCTGCGTCATCCTCTCCATCCTGGCTATCTTCATCGGGTTCTTTGTCACTGCGGGCCTCCCCCCGACACAACCCAG GATCTGTGTGATAGGAGAGATCCTGGTGAACCCCCCTGATAATGACTGTAGCTACATAGGACCCAACAACACAGTCAACGACCTGTGGAGGGCCTACTGCGGGGAGGAGACCAACGCCACGTGTGACCCCTACTACGAAGACAACCACCCAATACGAATTGCTGGTATCCCTGGCCTCGGGCGCAACAATGAGTTTGTTA AGAACGGACTGAACAGCTACATGTTGGCGGGAGACGCGGCGCCTCGCAGAGTGGGCTCCCCTGACAGGTACGAGATCGTGGCCGACATCACGACAACCTTCACCGTCCTGCTGGGAATCTTCTTCCCTTCTGTCACAG GAATCATGGCAGGTTCCAATCGGTCAGGTGACCTGAAGGATGCCCAGTACTCCATTCCCAGGGGAACCATCGGTGCCATAGCAACCACCTCCACCATCT ATTTGACCTCTGTTCTCATGTATGGAGGCACCGCAGATGGACGACTGCTGAGAGACAA ATATGGTGACAGCATGGGAAAAGGCATGTTAGCAGCCCAAGTCTGCTGGCCGAATGAGTGGGTGGTGCTGATTGGTTCCTTCCTGTCCACCGTGGGGGCGGGGCTGCAGAGCCTGACTGGTGCACCCCGCCTGCTGCAGGCCATCGCAAAG GACAATGTGATCCCGTTACTGGGTATCTTCTCCCGCCAGTCCAAGCGTGGGGAGCCCACCTTTGCCTTCTTCCTCACACTGTTCATCTCAGAGGTGGGCATCCTCATCGCCAGTCTGGATGCTGTCGCCCCCATCATCACCAT gTTCTTCCTGATGTGCTACCTGTTTGTCAACGTAGCCTCTGCACTGCAGACACTGCTCAAGTCCCCCAACTGGCGACCCAGATTCAAGTTCTATCACTG GACCCTGTCCATCCTGGGTGCAGGTCTGTGTGTGGCGCTCATGTTCATCTCCAGCTGGTACTATGCCCTGGCTGCTATGGTCCTGGCTGGGGGGATCTACAAGTACATAGAGTACAGAGG GGCTGAGAAGGAATGGGGAGATGGTATCAGAGGTCTGGCCCTGTCCGCTGCCCGGTACAGTCTGCTCAGACTGGAGGATGCACCACCACACACCAAGAACTGGAG ACCACAGATCCTGGTCCTGTGCAAACTAGAGGATGACTTGGTGCCAAAACACAAGCAGCTGCTCACCTTTGCCAGCCAGCTTAAAGCAG GCAAGGGTCTCACCATGGTATCAGCAGTAGTGGAGGGAGAATATGTGGACAACTATGGCACATGGCAAGCAGCAAAGCAG TCTCTGAAGAGAGTAATGGAGGAGGAGAAGGTGAAAGGTTTCTGTGAAGTCATGGTGACTCCCAATGTTATACAAGGCCTGTGTCACAT GATCCAGACTGCAGGTTTGGGTGGTCTGAACCACAACACAGTTGTGCTGGGCTGGCCACATGGATGGAGACAGGCCACAAATCCCATGGCTTGGAGGGTCTTCATTG AAACTGTGAGGAACGTGTCTGCAGGACACCAGGCCCTGCTCGTGCCCAAGGGAATCCAGCTGTTCCCTGACAACAATGAGAAGTACACAGGCACCATCGACGTCTGGTGGATTGTCC ATGATGGAGGCATGCTGATGTTACTCCCCTTCCTTCTCAAGCAACACAAAGTCTGGAAGGCCTGCAGGATGAGGATCTTCACTGTAGCTC AGCTGGAGGATAACAGCATCCAGATGAAGAAGGACCTGGAACACTTCCTGTACCACCTGCGTATCGAGGCAGACGTTCAGGTCGTGGAAATG ATGACCAGTGACATCTCAGCCTACACATATGAACGTACCCTGATGATGGAACAGCGTAATCAGATGCTGAAACAGATGCACCTCAGTAAGAGAGAGAGCAGGAAAGAG ATCCAATCCCTGACAGACATGCACAGGTCTAAGGTCCCTAGCACCATCAGTGAGAGCACCATCTCAGAGGTGGACGAGGAGGAG CCTTTTGCCAGTGGGAAGACAGCCAAGACCAAAGGCGACTATGGTTCCCTCGATGAAAAG GTACAAAAGGTGGTCGACATTCATCACAAAGCACGTGACAGCAAAGGGGAGGAGTCATCCCCCGACGATGTACTCCTGGAGGGGGCCACGCCCACCAAGGAAGAGGAGGCTGagccaaagaagaagaagaccttACCGCCCAAGGGGGACTTTGGAAACCTTCTCGACATTAAGCC AGATGAGCGTAATGTCCGGCGGATGCACACAGCAGTGAAGCTGAATGAAGTGATAGTACAGAAGTCCCACGGAGCCAAGCTGGTACTGATCAACCTGCCGGGCCCACCCAAGATGAAGGCTGGCGATGAGAACT ACATGGAATTCTTGGAGGTTCTAACAGAGGGACTGGAACGTGTGCTGATGGTACGGGGAGGCGGACGGGAGGTCATCACCATCTACTCATAA
- the LOC118417801 gene encoding solute carrier family 12 member 4-like isoform X1, which translates to MASVRFAVSSVKEDEDGISNEPVAASSPSESSAPLSPVSPPPRIEIVEYGREPHTYQKDGVEEEDETGEATSPTSPTSLTNSHDKDKEPGVADSNELLLQPKGNGPAKHNEASPFIDLEKDDPETNLALYEDEIHRRPVVSTILQGLVSYNPVQPGEKEHQQGEGKQVPRKNQLGTLIGVYLPCLQNILGVLLFVRLSWIVGMAGVLEAFIIVFMCCCTTMLTAISMSAIATNGIVPAGGSYFMISRSLGPEFGGAVGILFYLGTTFASAMYILGAIEILLTYIAPNMILFGTITGPEGQNNLFNNMRVYGTALLVLMGGIVFVGVKFVNKFATVALACVILSILAIFIGFFVTAGLPPTQPRICVIGEILVNPPDNDCSYIGPNNTVNDLWRAYCGEETNATCDPYYEDNHPIRIAGIPGLGRNNEFVKNGLNSYMLAGDAAPRRVGSPDRYEIVADITTTFTVLLGIFFPSVTGIMAGSNRSGDLKDAQYSIPRGTIGAIATTSTIYLTSVLMYGGTADGRLLRDKYGDSMGKGMLAAQVCWPNEWVVLIGSFLSTVGAGLQSLTGAPRLLQAIAKDNVIPLLGIFSRQSKRGEPTFAFFLTLFISEVGILIASLDAVAPIITMFFLMCYLFVNVASALQTLLKSPNWRPRFKFYHWTLSILGAGLCVALMFISSWYYALAAMVLAGGIYKYIEYRGAEKEWGDGIRGLALSAARYSLLRLEDAPPHTKNWRPQILVLCKLEDDLVPKHKQLLTFASQLKAGKGLTMVSAVVEGEYVDNYGTWQAAKQSLKRVMEEEKVKGFCEVMVTPNVIQGLCHMIQTAGLGGLNHNTVVLGWPHGWRQATNPMAWRVFIETVRNVSAGHQALLVPKGIQLFPDNNEKYTGTIDVWWIVHDGGMLMLLPFLLKQHKVWKACRMRIFTVAQLEDNSIQMKKDLEHFLYHLRIEADVQVVEMMTSDISAYTYERTLMMEQRNQMLKQMHLSKRESRKEIQSLTDMHRSKVPSTISESTISEVDEEEPFASGKTAKTKGDYGSLDEKVSKMDPWSPEVQKVVDIHHKARDSKGEESSPDDVLLEGATPTKEEEAEPKKKKTLPPKGDFGNLLDIKPDERNVRRMHTAVKLNEVIVQKSHGAKLVLINLPGPPKMKAGDENYMEFLEVLTEGLERVLMVRGGGREVITIYS; encoded by the exons GAAATGGCCCGGCCAAACATAACGAAGCGAGTCCCTTCATAGATTTAGAGAAGGATGATCCGGAGACAAATCTAGCTTTGTATGAG GATGAGATCCACAGACGACCCGTGGTGTCGACCATACTACAGGGGCTGGTCAGCTACAACCCTGTCCAACCTGGGgagaaggaacatcagcaggGGGAGGGCAAACAAGTTCCACGG AAAAACCAGCTGGGCACATTGATAGGAGTGTACCTGCCATGTCTACAAAACATCCTGGGTGTGCTGCTGTTTGTACGTCTGTCATGGATCGTGGGCATGGCAGGAGTACTGGAAGCCTTCATCATCGTCTTCATGTGTTGCTGCACG ACCATGCTGACAGCCATATCCATGAGTGCTATTGCTACCAATGGCATCGTGCCAG CCGGAGGCTCGTACTTCATGATATCCCGCTCCCTGGGGCCAGAGTTCGGAGGAGCTGTGGGGATCCTGTTCTACCTGGGAACAACGTTTGCATCAGCTATGTACATTCTGGGAGCCATTGAAATTCTGTTG ACCTACATAGCACCAAACATGATCCTGTTCGGCACCATCACTGGACCAGAGGGCCAGAACAACCTCTTCAACAACATGCGCGTGTACGGAACGGCCCTACTTGTCCTCATGGGCGGGATCGTGTTTGTGGGGGTCAAGTTCGTCAACAAGTTTGCCACGGTTGCCCTGGCCTGCGTCATCCTCTCCATCCTGGCTATCTTCATCGGGTTCTTTGTCACTGCGGGCCTCCCCCCGACACAACCCAG GATCTGTGTGATAGGAGAGATCCTGGTGAACCCCCCTGATAATGACTGTAGCTACATAGGACCCAACAACACAGTCAACGACCTGTGGAGGGCCTACTGCGGGGAGGAGACCAACGCCACGTGTGACCCCTACTACGAAGACAACCACCCAATACGAATTGCTGGTATCCCTGGCCTCGGGCGCAACAATGAGTTTGTTA AGAACGGACTGAACAGCTACATGTTGGCGGGAGACGCGGCGCCTCGCAGAGTGGGCTCCCCTGACAGGTACGAGATCGTGGCCGACATCACGACAACCTTCACCGTCCTGCTGGGAATCTTCTTCCCTTCTGTCACAG GAATCATGGCAGGTTCCAATCGGTCAGGTGACCTGAAGGATGCCCAGTACTCCATTCCCAGGGGAACCATCGGTGCCATAGCAACCACCTCCACCATCT ATTTGACCTCTGTTCTCATGTATGGAGGCACCGCAGATGGACGACTGCTGAGAGACAA ATATGGTGACAGCATGGGAAAAGGCATGTTAGCAGCCCAAGTCTGCTGGCCGAATGAGTGGGTGGTGCTGATTGGTTCCTTCCTGTCCACCGTGGGGGCGGGGCTGCAGAGCCTGACTGGTGCACCCCGCCTGCTGCAGGCCATCGCAAAG GACAATGTGATCCCGTTACTGGGTATCTTCTCCCGCCAGTCCAAGCGTGGGGAGCCCACCTTTGCCTTCTTCCTCACACTGTTCATCTCAGAGGTGGGCATCCTCATCGCCAGTCTGGATGCTGTCGCCCCCATCATCACCAT gTTCTTCCTGATGTGCTACCTGTTTGTCAACGTAGCCTCTGCACTGCAGACACTGCTCAAGTCCCCCAACTGGCGACCCAGATTCAAGTTCTATCACTG GACCCTGTCCATCCTGGGTGCAGGTCTGTGTGTGGCGCTCATGTTCATCTCCAGCTGGTACTATGCCCTGGCTGCTATGGTCCTGGCTGGGGGGATCTACAAGTACATAGAGTACAGAGG GGCTGAGAAGGAATGGGGAGATGGTATCAGAGGTCTGGCCCTGTCCGCTGCCCGGTACAGTCTGCTCAGACTGGAGGATGCACCACCACACACCAAGAACTGGAG ACCACAGATCCTGGTCCTGTGCAAACTAGAGGATGACTTGGTGCCAAAACACAAGCAGCTGCTCACCTTTGCCAGCCAGCTTAAAGCAG GCAAGGGTCTCACCATGGTATCAGCAGTAGTGGAGGGAGAATATGTGGACAACTATGGCACATGGCAAGCAGCAAAGCAG TCTCTGAAGAGAGTAATGGAGGAGGAGAAGGTGAAAGGTTTCTGTGAAGTCATGGTGACTCCCAATGTTATACAAGGCCTGTGTCACAT GATCCAGACTGCAGGTTTGGGTGGTCTGAACCACAACACAGTTGTGCTGGGCTGGCCACATGGATGGAGACAGGCCACAAATCCCATGGCTTGGAGGGTCTTCATTG AAACTGTGAGGAACGTGTCTGCAGGACACCAGGCCCTGCTCGTGCCCAAGGGAATCCAGCTGTTCCCTGACAACAATGAGAAGTACACAGGCACCATCGACGTCTGGTGGATTGTCC ATGATGGAGGCATGCTGATGTTACTCCCCTTCCTTCTCAAGCAACACAAAGTCTGGAAGGCCTGCAGGATGAGGATCTTCACTGTAGCTC AGCTGGAGGATAACAGCATCCAGATGAAGAAGGACCTGGAACACTTCCTGTACCACCTGCGTATCGAGGCAGACGTTCAGGTCGTGGAAATG ATGACCAGTGACATCTCAGCCTACACATATGAACGTACCCTGATGATGGAACAGCGTAATCAGATGCTGAAACAGATGCACCTCAGTAAGAGAGAGAGCAGGAAAGAG ATCCAATCCCTGACAGACATGCACAGGTCTAAGGTCCCTAGCACCATCAGTGAGAGCACCATCTCAGAGGTGGACGAGGAGGAG CCTTTTGCCAGTGGGAAGACAGCCAAGACCAAAGGCGACTATGGTTCCCTCGATGAAAAGGTATCAAAAATGGACCCCTGGAGCCCGGAG GTACAAAAGGTGGTCGACATTCATCACAAAGCACGTGACAGCAAAGGGGAGGAGTCATCCCCCGACGATGTACTCCTGGAGGGGGCCACGCCCACCAAGGAAGAGGAGGCTGagccaaagaagaagaagaccttACCGCCCAAGGGGGACTTTGGAAACCTTCTCGACATTAAGCC AGATGAGCGTAATGTCCGGCGGATGCACACAGCAGTGAAGCTGAATGAAGTGATAGTACAGAAGTCCCACGGAGCCAAGCTGGTACTGATCAACCTGCCGGGCCCACCCAAGATGAAGGCTGGCGATGAGAACT ACATGGAATTCTTGGAGGTTCTAACAGAGGGACTGGAACGTGTGCTGATGGTACGGGGAGGCGGACGGGAGGTCATCACCATCTACTCATAA